In the Primulina eburnea isolate SZY01 chromosome 15, ASM2296580v1, whole genome shotgun sequence genome, TTCGACTCTTCAATCAACTACTCAACTGTTTCGATTTATTTTGATAGGAATTCTCTGAGGAGTGACTGCTTATAGattcctaatttttttttatttaagtttaacaCAAAATGCATTTATCATGAATCACACAACAGAATAAAACTTGTGCTTAACTACAATATCAAATGAAGGTCAAAATAGCATGTTCAAATTTCAGCCACAGTGGACTGAAAAATCAAATTATTTATGCTGAccaaaattttaaatacttaacaaTCGTCATCCCCCTCATCAAACTCCATCGGCAATAAAAAATAGAATGCAAGAAATAATACGATCTTAAAAATAATACAAAACgtaacaatataaaagcatcaCTGAAATGACGATCCAGCCAAATGCATATGTAGAAAATACGGACCAAAAATCCCTCAATTTATTAAAAATCTAATGCAGACACATTTTTTAATAACCAGATGTTGGAATATTCATCCCCACATTCCAAAAAGAAAACGATCCAAGGACGGTGCATGAGAATGACACGAGGAAAAGGTGGGTCCAAATTCCCTATAATAAACAGACGAATCGCAAAAAGTAAACAGCCAAGGAGTTAAAGATGCCGACTTTACCTGCTCAACAAGAACTTCATCACCTCTGCTGCGTATTCTTGACAAGAATACTGTTTTATTCAAGCATTTTGTCTAACAACTACCAATCATGGATATTGCTTGGATTGTACTTCTAACAACCGGCAAAATTAATGTTCAAGtaaaataaatcataagtgAATTCAGAGTATAGTGATAATCAAGAATTGATGGTGGGTTTCGTTTGCTGACAAGCATCTAAATTTCTCATCAAGAATTTTTCCGAGTAAAACATGGACGATttcttttctcattttctttgtttttctAATATTTTGGTTTTGTCCCAACATCCAAGTTGCAAGCTCCGACTGTGGGCTTCACTTAAGTGACCCGAAAGCCCCATAAAAGTAGCATATCTGATCTGGGCTTCCCCAAGTGACCCAATAAGCCCACCAAATATTCAGACAAATTTGAACTAAAAACATTTACAgttggaaaaataaaaaataaaatttaagagagattttttaagtgtttttcataagtaggtctcatgtgagagtTTCACGGATTTTTATCGGTGAGACGGGTCACCTctacccatatttacaataaaaagtaatacttgtagcataaaatgtaatatttttttatgaatgactcaaataGATATTCggctcacaaaatacgacccgtgagaccgtctcacaaaaaatttTGTCGTTTTCAATTGTATCTTCTCTATTAGTATTATTTTGGAAAAATATATTTCTTAAGTCAATTTCTCAATCCCAAACGCACTAAAATAAGATTGCACGTATTTCATATGCCAATACTGATAAAGAACAAAATTTAcattctaatatttttaaatcaaaattaaaatgcaaaaaaataaaaaaaaaaatatttgaaatagaaATTTCTTTATTACTACTTTTTGGCACAAAACAATAGCAAAATAATCTCCTCTAGGATTACCATTAGTTTCCCAATAATATTCTAGTTCCATTTTATCTTTCAAACCAAAATTGTATCATAATTTGCTTGTGGATTCTTGATGAGTTTGAGATCTGCAAACTGCTGATTGATAAGAACTAAATTGCAAGACCTCCAAGAATCTCTTCTGTCCATAACTCAGAGCCTTTTGCCAAGCTAAATTTGCAACCATGGCTGCATTTTCCTTCAGCTTCGCCAAATTTAAATCGATTTCTTGCTGGTGTTTCTCCACATATGGCCGCAGAAATGAACTGTAGAAATGCACAGTTGCCTACAAAAGCATACAAACACAATTACCATTGGAAAAAAAGACTCGAACTTTAGCCTCTAAAGATCGCATTTAGACTACTTACTCTTGTTTTAGGATGCCAAAGGCTTAAGACTAGTGCAAGCTTGGCTTCACCATATAGAGGTAACCTTAGGATAGAACAGCACAACACGTGACTAGTTGAGTTAGTCGCTATCCAACTCTTTATTTCAAATTATTCGAGGGTCGAAGGATCGAATTAACTTGTGTAAATGTGGATAGAAAACGACATGAAGTAATATTTGTTGATTACCATGATATAATGTTATCGCCTACCCTTTCGCACACTGCAAGTAATGCAACTATAATCCTGCAAGAATCAGCAAACAGAACaaaatatgttgctaaattatTTGCAGTGAACTGGAAAAATTGAAGTGACATAATTATTTACAGAGGAACACAGAAAATAATATACCAGTACTGACACCAAAATTTGAGTTGTTCGATCTCTAAATCATGTGTTTCCACGGTTTTGTAACATTCATACGCTGGATAAACACATCCCAATCCCATCCTGTGATACAAAAGTaggaaccaaaaaaaaaaaccaggcAAGTTTATGAATTTGTCTGAAATCCAAAATTACAATAAACCAACCAAAAAAATAAGGAAAAGAAGTTGAAATTTCTCGCAAAACTTACAGTAATACTCTTGTTAGAAAAGAACCCATCATTTTGATTCCTCAAACTGTAATCatgcgaaaaaaaaaaaaatcaacctGGGATCAGTGAGAACAAAAAGAAATATCGAGTTCCATCTTCCTGATACCATACTGCGTGGGAAATTGATTATATTTGTTAAATTATGGCAGAAAATATGAACCAAATCAcctttttcaagaaaaaaatagattaaaattAATTGTAGAGATCTTGAACTGGACTCTGCTTCGAAATTAAGGACACGAGCGTCTGAATATGAGAGGGGTTCGAGTTAAGGAGCGAAACGTCGCGAATATCAGGAAGGGCACATTAACGGCTAAGCACCCGGCCAACGTTTTATTAACAATACGAGAACGATTTTACGTAATTATGTGAAGTCGCGTTTATGTTCAaatcaatatttatttatttttcatatttcattTCTGAATACTAGCTGCTGCACATATATGCATATACATAGACCTGACCACAGTTTGAGTTTGACCTTGACCCGGACCCGGACCCGAATCGGACTCAATCGATGGTCAATTGGTCGGTTAATCGGGACAACAAGTTTGTCCCGAAATCTAGACTGTAGTCGACCCAAGGCTGTCTAGTTACGGTTTTAGGATTAAAAATCTGTAGACCCGCTGTATCGAATGTGTTAGAATTTCTATGTTGGACCCGTTCCACCCGACGGGTCggttgttttttattttaaaaaaaaattgtacagcCACGATCAtccgatcacatgaccattcgaGATTAACGGTTAAGATCAACAGTCACATTGACGTGGCCATTGTGCAACGATCGACCCGGACCTGGACCGGCTATTCgactatttaattaatttttgctgaatttttattatataaataccaCTCCCCACCTCCTTCATTTTTCACACAATTATCTCTCGGTTCTCAATCATTAATTCCTAATTCTTTTTTAATTATCAAGCTATCAAGTCtcgattattgatttattgttcagttttcatttattttcttaattacttcaattttatatttatacatGTTATTAGATCAAGTGGTAGGGGTGATAATAAAAAGAGCATCATGTCCAAGTTCAAAGATCTCTTGATTTTTCCGATGAGGAACAACATCAAGGAAAAAAAGCTCAACATACACATGATCATCAAAATAGAGAAAATATGAGCAATCCGAAGACGCCTAAAACTCTAGTTATAacatcccgaaaatttgaaagtctacatgaaccacatgcatgtaaGTTATTAAAGttatttggtattttattaaattgttttaaagcattaaatgtaTGTTTATTGCATAAttatgtgttttaattcatgggttattaaatttcatgcataatggcttttaagttgcatttcatgctcgaacgaggaacggagaccggagagttttctggaaaaaatttctttattacatgattaattatCATAAGATGTTTTTAatggtatttttcaaaaatgagattTTTTTGGGTATTTTGACCCGCATGATTTTACTTTTAGAAGtatgtaaattttatcgattCGGATAACTTTTTGAAGGTTTGGgcaatattttctaaaatatatcaaaacgaaatattttccGTGAGTGTATATGGGCTTGATGAGTTTATTTTAATGATTAATGGGCTCAAAAATCTTTTTTAtccatttaattttaattatggcCCATTAATACTTAATTATATCATTTAAAAACCCTCATTAGCAACCCTAAACCCATTTTAAAACCACTTGGCCGCCCACCTCATCCTCCAGCAGCCTTTCTTACGTGAATTCCAGCAGCAAACATCAGCAACATTCAGCCCTTCAAGTTTTCAAAGAAAGCTTTCTTCCCGGCTCTCCAGTTCACGTCTCGCCCGTAGTTCTTCAAGCTTTTGATCATATAAACGCTAGGACACGCTTGTATTttgtttttctcatcattcacgcCATAGTATTGCTGAAATATATGTAAATGCATGTTCATCCTTTGATCTAACGTGTGGTTACATTTTGTTCAAGTTTTGTCACGAAAATTGCACCTTTACGTTGCATACTCATGTTTTATTGATTTGTTGCAAGGGGCTATCGATTTTTCAGAGTTTCTAAGGGGTGTGTATGCTGTAAGACGAGTTAACACGGTGCTGGAAGTTTAAGGGTGCATGGTATAGGAGAGGGCCGATTCATTGTCTAGGCGGCTAGCTAGAACTTTCCTTGGTGTTTGGTGGGGGTTCGGGAAGGCGCGGCTGGGGAAGGGCTGAACCATGCTAAGGTACGATCCAGGAGGGTCCAACCGAGCTATGGGAGGTCCACCACCTGCTGGTTTCGTCCTTAGAACCACTTGGAGTCGGGGTTGGTCACGGGTGAGAGCGTGAGGTGTTCCTCGGTCCTTTGCAAGTTGCAGCATACATGGGGTTGTAGGCTCGGTTCAAggggtccagtagggtcctagggtggtctagACGAGGTCTAGTCATGGCTGGTCCACCTGGTTTTGGGCTCGAGACCAAAACTTGGGGAGTTGCTACGCATAGAGGTTCGAACATGTGATGGACAATTTTTCCAACAACATAGGGGTCATGGCCAAGGGGTGTAGAGGCCTGGTCTGGATATTTTTAAGGTCTTTTAGATGTTCATTAAGTGTGGTAAAAAGTTGagaaaattttggttaagtattgagtcgattcgggttaaaaccgggacctggtccaagttttaaaacgaatcggttaattTGTGAATTTGGCTtgattttacgtctaggaatgctttTAAAATATTCTGGGACATTTTCacgagtttggtaagtttcggttcaattttagaggtccagtagtgaaacgataatttttgggtttccaggggcaaaatggtcattttgcacccgggatGAGATTTCGGTCCTGGAGCACCCGGAGCACaagtttatgatattttaaatgtttatgcatcatgtttatgaattttatggAGTTGTGATAAATACGTTACATggttggtttaaaggaaaagttacgtaaatgcatgtttttattaagtggtgaatatgatgatattttttaaGGATGGtgttaggatcgattagggggggcaccgttgagctacaatagctcggttcttgaaatattgaacaccgatgaattaaatcgagtttggttaaaaaccaagcggaagatactcgaaataattcttcgtagaaaccgattaaatattttgtaaagcatttaaaatatatggaagttgaatgagtaaaagtatttcagttgaagcattttatcaaacacttggtaagcAATATtgtggtatttgaagaacacataaaatgcttcaacaatgcatctttaaaactatgaaaatgataagtaaatgcaataaacaaatagacacgaatttgtttatggatgttcggagatttcaaacacttctacgtcaccccttcttccccttgggaaggatccactagaagactttgatttatacaactacttgtacaaacccatttcgGAAGGGCAGCAtccaactagaactcctagcactcaagattgtaggcagcacctcacaatcagcatattgtttaatgtctcatatgtaaagactacatacacaagtttattgtctttgtgcaagactcattcaactaatctttgaagttcaactctctcttatatgtgtgagtgatcgtgtgtgaggaatttatcagttacactgtacatctcaaatgtatcctcacacaagggcttgtgctctcaactaactgatttcttcatgctaactgtccatgctttgaatccccttccaaagctcttgtttgatcttcaatatgttgtatttataggctccaacactgatatatacgttagacacaagaatatgaccgtttgaaaaaTTTCTGTATtgtttccgagattgcaacggtcaaattcagattactgggcattttcccgactggtcaaatctggtcaactcaactggtcgttcagttcaactggtcagcaactggttcagttcagttggtcaactgctggttcagttcagttggttggtcagctggtcagcagttggttcagtttcagctggtgtgctaaaatcagcctagctgatttcagtttgtacagaaccagtagcttcatcgtcatttatcagcatcgtaagcttcgattcagactttgacttctgagaatgatttgtagatctttgtcttatctttccaacgcatactgaatcgcttcgtttcgataatcgagctgagagatatgaccaaaataccgcagctgctcaaacccaactgattgttgttttcgtgtgatcagttcggtaattgagcgatcagttagaccatgataacatccgatttttcccaactgacgtgaaatacgatttgttccaaattgagttttctaatcagtccaattggcggattgtcatttgaatcatccagctggtagatatcatcaaaacaccaaAGCTcgtcagaaattcagtttgtgtaaaattcagtttcagcttgcttcttgtgtttgcaacttcacacttgagtaaatatgttagaaacacaataacaagtttttttaacatcaaaatcaagatcgcgaacttgaaaagttccaacagatgggattagttgtgactaacaatgtatatgtatacaatgacatgagatatgatgagcttaggcccgggctcagtggacgggtaatgttGTCGATGATGTCCCCGCCGTCCAGTACCGTGGTTacatatagatggatccatcgatagagttgatatgaaagtcacaactaatgaactgaattcaattaaaagaaaatgtttaagtttatgttgatacgatgagctgttttgaaaggtatatgatgacatgatttgacacgATACGATTTTTcacgacacgtttacgttatgcttttaagttcatgaaagttatgttgagtatgatatttttcactgctgtgttcatgtatatgtacttgttattcctggtacagtgtgttgagtctttagactccctAGGAATGTGTGATTCAAGTGAGCCTGAGAATgaggggactggaggtgccggactctgagtaggcagacctagtgtggtgacacgacccgaggaccgcatgtttttccgcattatgatttacgagttttgagatgagttaaacattttcatacgttgatgattttaagatttttacttttatgtTTACGTACGATTTTAGATGAGTTTGATAAATTTAAACTGCACAatttttactgtcaaatatttaagatcatttttaaatgttatatttttctgtAGAGCGTATGCATGCGAAacgtttaaatgttatttttaaaatgcgagcttttgttttaaaaaaaaattatttccgcACATTTAAATGAGTAGACGTGTCACTAGCGGTGCCTCGTCACACATATAATATTTTtaccaaaaatttcgaaaagaTTGTGTGGAACTCCTGTGATTTACAAACCAAATGAAAATATTGTTCGAAaagttaaaatttgaacaaagaGGTTGTTATGAAAATTTAATGTGACATGTTGATAAAAATCATCTGGttgaaattgatattgatcgtTCTCAAACTCAAATTCTGATAGTTTAGTCTCAAACTGGTAACAATTCTCAACTTTTTACTTTTtttgaatataaatttagaGGGAAAAAAAAGATAAAGATTGTGCGAACAAGTTTTTTTAgttttaatgaaaaattatcTTTCGAAAATTGACTTTCAACaaatacaaatatttatttagacGTATCCCATGAAATACACTCAAACACACACTTAAAAAATTAGTTGTTGAACAAACAgaattgattaaaaaaattatatcattttaaataaaaaaaaaattgtgttcgAATAGTTTTAATGATCATTGACAAAGTTTTTCATATATGGCCCAGTTTGGTAAGCCTGATTAAGGATGGATTAATTATTAGTCTTTTGTTTGCTTCCTTTTCTGAATTTTACATTGACTATATGGTTGACAATCTCACTGTTTGAATTGGACAAAAAATCCATGAAATTTAGCAGGATAAAAACTATCCGACAATCCCATAAAGTATATGTGACCGAAATACCCCTcacttaaaaaatcaaatttgcaaGTGTGTCTGCTACTTCAGCATACTTGGGTCCAGGCTCTGTTTTCTCTACTATCGGCTTTGATTTCGTCATGTGCTCGATTCCTATTTTGTTCATCACCAAGAGCGGCAGCCCGGTAACGTCTTTCTAGCGCTCATCTCGGCACCTTTCAACAAACCACACACCACCCCCGCCGCCGCCTTGGACTCAACAGACGACGAGAAGAAACCAGTCCCCTTCAAATACCCGTTATTCACAAAACCGTC is a window encoding:
- the LOC140814966 gene encoding putative HVA22-like protein g; translation: MMGSFLTRVLLMGLGCVYPAYECYKTVETHDLEIEQLKFWCQYWIIVALLAVCERVGDNIISWLPLYGEAKLALVLSLWHPKTRATVHFYSSFLRPYVEKHQQEIDLNLAKLKENAAMVANLAWQKALSYGQKRFLEVLQFSSYQSAVCRSQTHQESTSKL